A segment of the Candidatus Neomarinimicrobiota bacterium genome:
TATCCATCAAATAGTCAGTTCCATGCTCTTTTTTGGATATGGGGTACTCATCTGCAATTGACACCAGTTCCATTGAATGTACCAGCATTTCATATCCACCTGGAGACCGTGGTTCTGCTTTGACTTCCCCTGTCACCATGACAGATGATTCCTGAGTAATCTGGTTCTTTATGTCAAAGGAGGCTTCATCAGCGTCAAATTTAGTCACCACACACTGCATGATGCCTGTACCATCTCTAAGCAGCAGGAACCAGATCTTGCCACCCTTACGGACGTTATAGGCCCATCCTTTGAGCGTAACGGTTTGCCCTACGAAATCTTTTGCATTTTGTATAAAGTGTTCTTTCATTTCTTTGCCTTGTTTTTCCATGACTACCATTCTTCCGTCATCGATTCAATAATAAAATCAATCAGTTTTTCAATCGTTTCAGTATACGCATCATCTCGTATCAGTTGTTCGGCTTCACTTCGCTTGGCATTTTCATCTTCGCTGAAGTATGTGCCAAAAACCGTAAAATTCTTTTTAAAAATCTCTGTTTCGCGAATGTGATCATACCAGATCACTTCTCCGCGGAATTCGAGACGATATTCTAAAATATTTTCGTTCTCATCAAAGCTATTAGGTTTATCTGTGATACTATTAATTTTTCCTTCAATATGAGAATCAGGGTTTTCTTTTGCCGAAAGAGAAAGCAATTGTTCCTTGAGCATTCTTTCAGTGAGAGCCTCTTCTATGTCTGTTTCTACAGCAAATTCAGTAGTTAAATTCTTGAAGGTGACCAACTCCACGTCATGGAGATGGTCTGGAATACTCCCTTTGAATGAATAAATAGCGCATCCAGCCATAAATAAGACTGCAAAAAGGATTGGGCTAATTTTCTTTAACAATTTCATACTCTTTTATCTTTCTGTAGAGAGTTCGTTCTGCCATTTGCAATGCTTGTGCTGTTTTGCGCTTGTTGAAGTTGAATCGCTCCAGGCTACGCGTGATGAGTTCTTTCTCAACCTGGGCCGCTGTAAGTGTTCCCAGCATCTGAGGATTGAGGATGGCAGGTGTATCATCACCATGTATTTCTTTGTTATGATCATCGGGCAAGACTTCCAGAGCAGGATTGTATTCTTCACCATTACTTTCTCCAGCTGGGCGAGGCGCTAACCTTTGATCAATGAGACCCTTCATCTCTGCAATTTCACGTCTAAGCATAAACAGCTGTTGAAGAATCAGCTCCCGCTCTGCCTGATCAACACTTCTATCCAGTTTAACCGGGAGCAAGGGGTTAAGCTCAGTCGGGCTTGATTCAGCGTTTAAATACCGATAAATGACCTCAGTCTTTATAACACCACCTTTTTCAAGAATAACCATACTCTCAATAAAATTCTTTAATTCACGAATATTGCCTGGCCAGCGATGTTGACTCATCACCTTTAAGGCACCGTCTGAGAAGCCTTTAAATAAAATTTGATTTCGAATGGCGCAATCAGCTGCAAATTTATTAGCGAGAATTGGTATATCATCACGCCTGTCTCTTAATGATGGTACTGTAATAGTAATTGCCTTCAACCTGTAGAACAAATCTTTCCGAAATGAACCGGAGTCAACCTCTTTTTCAAGGTTGCGATTTGAAGCAGCCACAATGCGCACATCGACTCTCATTGATGCTGATGAACCCACAGGCAGGAATTCACCCTGCTCGAGGACTCGTAACAATTTTACCTGAGTCTCAAGGGGTGTTTCTCCAATTTCATCCAGAAAGATAGTTCCCCCATCAGCAGCCTGGAAATAGCCCTTCCTATCACTCTGAGCCCCGGTGAAAGCGCCCTTCTTGTGGCCAAATAGCTCACTTTCGATGATCCCGGCTGGGATGGCTCCACAGTTTACAATGACAAAGGGTTTATGTGCCCGTCTGGAATGCTTGTGAAGTGCAGAGGCGACGAGTTCCTTACCGGATCCACTTTCACCTGCAATCAAGACAGAAATATCTGTTGGCGCGACCTGCTCAATGGTTTCCAACATGGATTGCACCCCAGCAGATTGTCCCAGGATTCCAAATTTCCGCTGTAAAGTGTCAGTACGATTATTTTCAAAATACATAGAACTGCTCATACTTTTATCGTTTCATCTCATTTTCAACCTTTTTAATCTCATCACGGATCATGGCCGCTTTTTCAAAATCCAGACTTTCCGCGGCTCTTAGCATATCCTGTCTCATTGTATCAAGCAGCTCACCTGTAATGTAATCAGTATCATATTTTTTCAGGCTTTCTCGAATGGCCTCTTCCTTGCTATGCATGGCGTCTGCAACCCCGGTAATCCCCATTATTTCTTCTTTTGTCTTATATATGGTAATTGGGACAATGCCGTGTTCTTTATTGTAGGCTATTTGTCTTTCTCGCCGTTGTTGGGTGGTATCGATCAAGTACTGCATACTGGCTGTTAGTTTATCTGCATACAGGATGACTTTTCCATTGGCATGTCGAGCTGCTCGCCCGGCTATCTGCATCAGCGATGTTTTACTGCGGAGAAATCCTTCTTTATCTGCATCAATAATGGCGACCAGAGATACTTCTGGCAGGTCCAGACCTTCTCTTAAAAGGTTAATACCCACCAGAACATCAAATTCTCCAAGACGTAAATCTCTGAGAATAGATATACGCTTAATGCTGTCAATCTCAGAATGGAGATATCGAACACGCAAATGATAGTTGGTGAGATAGTCCGTCAAATCCTCAGACATGCGTTTGGTGAGTGTGACCACCAGAACGCGCTCTTTTTTTTCAACTCGCTTATTGATTTCCTCCATGAGATCGTCAATCTGACCCTCACTGGATCGCAAATCGATGACAGGATCCAGCAGACCCGTGGGCCGAATCACCTGTTCGATCACCACCCCATCCGATTTTTCCAACTCATAATCAGATGGGGTAGCCGTTGTAAAAATGACCTGATTCATAGAATCTTCAAATTCGTTAATCTTCAGGGGTCTGTTATCAAGTGCCGATGGGAGGCGGAACCCATAGTCCACCAAATTCCGTTTTCGTGAATAGTCTCCATTGTACATCCCTCGGAATTGAGGCAGCGTCACATGCGACTCATCAATTATCATGAGAAAATCATCAGGAAAAAAGTCCAGTAAGGTAAAGGGTCTTTCACCAGGTTTGCGATCCGTGAGGTGGCGGCTATAATTCTCAATGCCGGAACAATGCCCTACTTCTCTTAGCATTTCCATATCGAATTTGGTGCGTTGTTCAATGCGCTGTGCTTCAAGTAACTGGTTATTTATGCGAAATTCTTGCACCTGCTCCTTGAGTTCCTCTTCAATATGATGCAAAGCTTTGCTGATATGCTCGTCAGAGGTAACAAAATGCCTGGCTGGATATACAACACAGACATCATCTTCTGAAACCACTTCACCGGTAAGGGGATCAATGGTCATAATATCTGTGACCTGATTGCCCCAAAACTCTATCCGAATCGCATTTTCATTGTAGGCTGGGAAGATCTCGAGGACATCTCCTCTCACCCTGAATTTGCCACGCATAAAATTAACATCATTACGCTCATAATAGATATCAACCAATTTGCGCATGAGATCGCGTTGATTGTAGCTCTGACCCTTATTAATGATTACAAGAGACTTTTTATACTCCTGTGGATCGCCTAAACCATATATACAAGACACAGATGCCACTACAATCACATCTTTACGAGAGAGCAGAGCACTGGTTGCCTTCAGCCGCAACTTGTCTATCTCCTCATTCATCGACATATCTTTCTCGATAAACGTATCTGTCACTGGTAAATAAGCTTCGGGTTGGTAATAGTCATAGTACGATATGAAATACTCCACCGCGTTCTCAGGAAAAAAAGATTTGAACTCCCCATACAATTGCGCTGCCAGGGTTTTGTTGTGAGAAACGATGAGTGTGGGTTTTTGAACTGCTTGAATCACATTTGCAACGGTATAGGTTTTGCCACTACCTGTGACACCCAATAAGGTTTGGAAGGGCGCACCGGATTTTATTCCACCTACAAGTTCTTCGATTGCCTCAGGTTGATCACCGCTTGGTGAATAATCAGTAATTAGTTTAAATTCTGCCATAATGACGTAAAATATACATATATGACAGAGAATCAACACTCAACAACTCGTAATATTTTTTTCTTTTTAATAAAACCTTCCATTTGCATTCCCCTTGGGATGCCCTAAAATGAAGCCATGCCAGATACTCAGACGATCATCTTCTTTATGATACTCATCGTATCCGTAATCGCCTTTATCCGCGAATGGTATCCCATAGAGGTCACTTCTCTTTTGGTGCTAGCAGCACTATTGCTCTCAGGTCTCATCGATAAACATCAGGCCATTAGCGGGTTTTCAAATAAGGCGGTAATTACAATAGGTGCCATGTTTATTTTGAGTCATGCCTTTACCAAAACTGGATTCATCCGTGTTTTTACTATTTGGCTGGAAAATAATGGGCATGGCAGGAATTGGTTGGTAAGTACATTATTCCTACTTTCAGTTAGCATATTTTCAGCTTTTATCAATAATACGGCAACAGTGGCCATCCTCATCCCTGTAGCTAGTGATTTATCACATCGTTTAAAAATCAGTGCTTCTAAAATCATGATGCCCCTATCATTTGCTGCCATCGTTGGTGGAACCTGTACAGTAATTGGAACTTCAACCAATCTGATTGTCAATGATATTGCCTTTGAAGCTGGGTTTCATATTGGTGTTTTTGAGTTGAGTAAACTGGGTATCATCCTGGTTGTAGCTACACTTGGCTATATTCTTATTGCGCAGAAATGGATTTTACCCTCACGGGTACCTATCTCTGGTCTCACAAATAAATACCATCTGGGCACCTATCTCACCGAAGTTAAAATACCCGTAGATTCTCCCTTAAATGGTCGGAAGTTTATTGATTTAAATCTGGGACAAACCTATGAGTTGACTGTGCTGGAAATCATCCGCCATGGGAATCATATCACAACAAATATGCGAAATATTATCCTCAAAGAAGATGATATCCTCCTGGTCCAGTGTTCTGTGGATAAACTTCAACTATTTCGCGCAGAGCAAAAAGTCCTACTCCTTACAGATATCAAGATGAATGACAATGAATTGGCAGATAACGAGAATATTCTCCTCGAAGCCATGATATCACCTAATTCCAGTCTGGCAGGCTCATCCCTCATGGAAATTGACTTTCGACGCCGTTATGGCTTGTTTGTCCTGGCTCTGCGTCGTTATCGTGAAATCATGAGGACAAAAGTGGCTCATGTTAAATTGCAGAATTTTGATACCCTCCTTATTTTTGGTTCACGAACCAGAATGGCAGCTTTAAATACAGATCCGAATTTTATCATTTTGGACGAGTTGGACACAAAGCTTCATAAAATTAAGTATTGGTGGTTGGCAGTAGCCATCATCCCAATCGTCGTTGGTGTTGCTGCTCTTAATATCCTGTCTATTATGGAGGCATCACTGCTTGGTGCCATTCTTGTGATGGCAACTGGGATTGTGCCATCGCAAGAAGCATATAAATCTATAAAT
Coding sequences within it:
- a CDS encoding sigma-54-dependent Fis family transcriptional regulator gives rise to the protein MYFENNRTDTLQRKFGILGQSAGVQSMLETIEQVAPTDISVLIAGESGSGKELVASALHKHSRRAHKPFVIVNCGAIPAGIIESELFGHKKGAFTGAQSDRKGYFQAADGGTIFLDEIGETPLETQVKLLRVLEQGEFLPVGSSASMRVDVRIVAASNRNLEKEVDSGSFRKDLFYRLKAITITVPSLRDRRDDIPILANKFAADCAIRNQILFKGFSDGALKVMSQHRWPGNIRELKNFIESMVILEKGGVIKTEVIYRYLNAESSPTELNPLLPVKLDRSVDQAERELILQQLFMLRREIAEMKGLIDQRLAPRPAGESNGEEYNPALEVLPDDHNKEIHGDDTPAILNPQMLGTLTAAQVEKELITRSLERFNFNKRKTAQALQMAERTLYRKIKEYEIVKEN
- the uvrB gene encoding excinuclease ABC subunit UvrB, with product MMAEFKLITDYSPSGDQPEAIEELVGGIKSGAPFQTLLGVTGSGKTYTVANVIQAVQKPTLIVSHNKTLAAQLYGEFKSFFPENAVEYFISYYDYYQPEAYLPVTDTFIEKDMSMNEEIDKLRLKATSALLSRKDVIVVASVSCIYGLGDPQEYKKSLVIINKGQSYNQRDLMRKLVDIYYERNDVNFMRGKFRVRGDVLEIFPAYNENAIRIEFWGNQVTDIMTIDPLTGEVVSEDDVCVVYPARHFVTSDEHISKALHHIEEELKEQVQEFRINNQLLEAQRIEQRTKFDMEMLREVGHCSGIENYSRHLTDRKPGERPFTLLDFFPDDFLMIIDESHVTLPQFRGMYNGDYSRKRNLVDYGFRLPSALDNRPLKINEFEDSMNQVIFTTATPSDYELEKSDGVVIEQVIRPTGLLDPVIDLRSSEGQIDDLMEEINKRVEKKERVLVVTLTKRMSEDLTDYLTNYHLRVRYLHSEIDSIKRISILRDLRLGEFDVLVGINLLREGLDLPEVSLVAIIDADKEGFLRSKTSLMQIAGRAARHANGKVILYADKLTASMQYLIDTTQQRRERQIAYNKEHGIVPITIYKTKEEIMGITGVADAMHSKEEAIRESLKKYDTDYITGELLDTMRQDMLRAAESLDFEKAAMIRDEIKKVENEMKR
- a CDS encoding SLC13 family permease, translated to MPDTQTIIFFMILIVSVIAFIREWYPIEVTSLLVLAALLLSGLIDKHQAISGFSNKAVITIGAMFILSHAFTKTGFIRVFTIWLENNGHGRNWLVSTLFLLSVSIFSAFINNTATVAILIPVASDLSHRLKISASKIMMPLSFAAIVGGTCTVIGTSTNLIVNDIAFEAGFHIGVFELSKLGIILVVATLGYILIAQKWILPSRVPISGLTNKYHLGTYLTEVKIPVDSPLNGRKFIDLNLGQTYELTVLEIIRHGNHITTNMRNIILKEDDILLVQCSVDKLQLFRAEQKVLLLTDIKMNDNELADNENILLEAMISPNSSLAGSSLMEIDFRRRYGLFVLALRRYREIMRTKVAHVKLQNFDTLLIFGSRTRMAALNTDPNFIILDELDTKLHKIKYWWLAVAIIPIVVGVAALNILSIMEASLLGAILVMATGIVPSQEAYKSINWTVIFLIAALIPLGDAMETIHLSERIGGVITYASTEFGDIGLIGILFFITMLMTSFLSHTATAIIMTPLAIKSAGVLGLDPMPFIMTIMFAASLSFMTPNGYQTNTMVFSPGGYRYMDFMRAGIPLHIILGIIGVILIPTIWPL